A single window of Nicotiana sylvestris chromosome 5, ASM39365v2, whole genome shotgun sequence DNA harbors:
- the LOC104236931 gene encoding DNA repair protein RAD4 has product MRTRNKAKLQNQSTANEDSVKNYGEMKSRSGCKDRASDNETLANISRGAVGKLLKRVNKSRSSRGPKTDDSYLCKQDSTGKPENRSRETEKHLTGTTVARATLDAECCTRDVLPNVPLEVENEGADVQYQRIEREDELDGIDWEDGSVHTLKSESNINEDTINGVTVEFDALPDSSKQKTVRRATAEEKELAEVVHKVNLLCLLARGRLVDTACNDPLIQASLLSLLPAHLLKLTDVPELTAKALTPLVSWFHSHFRVRGASDTEKSFHSALASTLESQEGTSEEVAALSVALFRALNLTTRFVSILDVASLKPEIEKLYPSGQSPSKAGSGIFNSSTLMVAAPKYSPLSPAKSLADGKHNNGKSRATITDKSDKRMSPSTSDAQRDANDECIMKSERPKRKGDLEFEMQLEMALSSTAVEIVRNTMVSELADVQSTSSNVSPFKKKKIKAEECSTSSHGISTAVGSRKVGAPLYWAEVYCSGENLTGKWVHVDVVNAITDGEQNVEAAAAACKLHLRYVVAFAGNGAKDVTRRYCTKWYKIASERVNSIWWDAVLAPLKELESVATSDVVHLRRETSDESKKREVAQSTATRSSLEDMELETRALTEPLPTNQQAYRNHRLYIIERWLNKYQILYPKGPVLGFCSGHPVYPRSCVQTLKRKEKWFREGLQVKANEIPAKVLKHSGKQNKEQDVKDDDYGEEDCGGTVALYGQWQTEPLFLPPAVNGIVPKNGRGQVDVWSEKCLPPGTVHLRLPRLVPVAKRLEIDFAPAMVGFEFRNGRSLPVYEGIVVCTEFKDAILETYAEEEERRQAKERKRSEAEALSRWYQLLASLITRQRLHNCYVDGASSQSAVNFATSNDKSSLLARDAEDTKKTPEYQQEKSEIAQSDSPPTVLAEDHAHVFVVEDQTVDEESSTRTKRCRCGFSVQYEEL; this is encoded by the exons ATGCGAACCAGAAATAAGGCAAAACTACAGAATCAATCAACTG CAAATGAAGACTCTGTGAAGAACTATGGTGAGATGAAGAGCCGAAGCGGCTGCAAAGATAGAGCCAGTGACAATG AAACTCTTGCAAACATATCTCGAGGTGCAGTGGGAAAACTTTTGAAACGAGTCAACAAGTCACGCAGCTCTCGGGGTCCAAAAACAGATGATAGTTACCTATGCAAACAAGATTCTACGGGGAAG CCAGAGAACAGATCAAGGGAGACAGAAAAGCATCTTACTGGCACTACAGTTGCAAGGGCTACATTAGATGCTGAATGTTGCACTAGAGATGTGTTACCAAATGTGCCATTGGAAGTGGAAAATGAAGGTGCAGATGTTCAGTATCAGAGGATCGAGAGGGAAGATGAACTTGATGGTATTGATTGGGAAGACGGTTCAGTTCATACTTTGAAGTCCGAAAGCAATATTAATGAAGATACAATCAATGGTGTGACTGTTGAGTTTGATGCTCTGCCTGATTCTAGTAAACAGAAAACAGTACGCCGAGCAACTGCAGAAGAAAAG GAATTGGCTGAGGTTGTGCATAAGGTTAACTTGCTTTGTTTACTAGCGAGGGGCAGGTTGGTAGATACTGCTTGCAATGATCCTCTTATCCAG GCTTCTTTACTTTCGCTGCTGCCAGCACATCTGTTGAAGTTAACAGATGTTCCAGAACTTACTGCAAAGGCTCTAACTCCTCTTGTCAGTTGG TTCCACAGTCATTTCCGTGTTAGAGGTGCAAGTGATACAGAGAAGTCATTTCATTCAGCTTTGGCATCAACTCTTGAGTCTCAGGAAGGGACCTCAGAAGAA GTTGCTGCATTGTCTGTAGCACTGTTTAGGGCTTTGAATCTTACGACCAG GTTCGTATCAATCTTGGATGTGGCTTCCTTGAAGCCTGAAATTGAGAAACTATATCCCTCTGGTCAATCCCCTAGCAAGGCTGGTAGCGGGATATTTAACTCTTCGACATTGATGGTGGCTGCACCAAAGTATTCTCCTCTCTCTCCTGCTAAATCTTTGGCCGATGGCAAGCATAACAATGGCAAGTCTAGAGCAACTATTACAGATAAGTCTGATAAAAGAATGTCGCCATCAACATCAGATGCTCAGCGTGATGCTAATGATGAATGTATTATGAAGAGTGAGCGTCCAAAGAGAAAAGGGGATCTTGAATTTGAGATGCAGTTGGAAATGGCTCTTTCTTCCACCGCAGTTGAAATTGTTAGGAACACTATGGTCTCAGAACTGGCGGATGTGCAAAGTACTTCATCAAATGTATCACcattcaaaaagaagaaaattaaaGCAGAAGAGTGTTCGACTTCCTCTCATGGAATATCAACTGCTGTTGGATCTAGGAAAGTAGGGGCGCCTCTATACTGGGCAGAGGTCTATTGCAGTGGTGAGAATCTGACGGGGAAATGGGTGCATGTTGATGTTGTAAATGCAATTACCGATGGAGAGCAAAATGTGGAAGCTGCAGCTGCTGCATGCAAATTGCATTTACGATATGTTGTTGCTTTTGCTGGAAATGGAGCTAAAGATGTTACACGCAG GTACTGTACAAAGTGGTACAAGATAGCATCTGAACGAGTCAACTCAATTTGGTGGGATGCAGTATTGGCACCATTAAAGGAGTTGGAGTCCGTGGCGACCAGTGATGTTGTTCATTTGAGACGGGAAACTTCTGATGAAAGCAAGAAAAGAGAAGTAGCACAATCAACAG CAACCAGGAGCTCTCTCGAAGATATGGAGTTGGAAACTAGGGCACTGACTGAACCTCTTCCAACAAATCAACAG GCTTACAGAAACCATCGGTTATACATAATTGAAAGATGGCTTAACAAGTATCAGATTCTTTACCCCAAAGGACCTGTATTAGGTTTTTGTTCTGGTCATCCAGTATACCCACGATCCTGTGTACAAACactcaaaagaaaggaaaaatggtTTCGTGAGGGGCTCCAAGTGAAAGCTAACGAGATCCCTGCAAAG GTTCTGAAGCATTCTGGAAAGCAGAACAAAGAACAGGATGTTAAAGATGATGATTATGGCGAGGAAGATTGTGGAGGAACTGTTGCCCTCTATGGACAGTGGCAAACTGAACCACTGTTTCTTCCTCCTGCAGTAAATGGCATTGTACCTAAG AATGGGCGTGGTCAAGTGGATGTCTGGTCCGAGAAGTGCCTTCCACCGGGTACAGTCCACTTGAGATTGCCAAGGTTGGTTCCTGTTGCTAAAAGGCTAGAAATTGATTTTGCACCTGCTATGGTTGGATTTGAATTCCGGAATGGTCGATCTCTACCTGTATATGAGGGGATTGTGGTGTGTACGGAGTTCAAGGATGCAATTCTCGAG ACATATGCAGAAGAAGAGGAGAGACGACAGGCCAAAGAGAGGAAGAGGTCCGAAGCTGAAGCTCTTTCTAGGTGGTATCAACTTCTTGCATCACTTATTACCCGACAGAGGCTACACAATTGCTACGTGGACGGGGCATCCTCACAATCAGCTGTCAATTTTGCAACATCCAATGATAAATCCTCCCTACTAGCTCGTGACGCTGAGGATACAAAAAAGACTCCTGAATACCAGCAAGAAAAATCTGAGATTGCGCAATCTGATAGTCCACCAACTGTGCTTGCAGAAGACCATGCGCACGTATTCGTAGTAGAAGATCAGACTGTTGATGAAGAAAGTTCAACAAGGACAAAACGTTGTCGTTGTGGGTTTTCGGTTCAATATGAGGAGCTGTAG
- the LOC104244650 gene encoding HMG-Y-related protein A-like, whose amino-acid sequence MATEFVNKAQTQLEYPEMIYEALDALQQKEGSNKSSISNYIESKYGILNDTHSKLLTYHLDRMKQTGELIFLKNNYIKPGPNVPPKRGRGRPPKPKTTLPQDTEIAAPKPRGRPKKDPNAPPTPKKLKPAVAPINLANPVSKTGRPRGRPRKVKLQSAQNGVE is encoded by the exons ATGGCTACTGAATTTGTCAACAAGGCTCAAACACAGCTTGAATACCCTGAG ATGATTTATGAAGCACTTGATGCACTACAACAAAAAGAAGGCtcaaacaagtcatcaatatCAAATTACATTGAGTCCAAGTATGGAATCTTGAATGATACTCACTCAAAGTTGCTAACTTACCATTTGGATAGAATGAAACAAACTGGTGAacttatttttctcaaaaacaatTACATTAAGCCTGGTCCAAATGTACCTCCTAAACGTGGCCGTGGAAGACCACCAAAGCCTAAAACTACATTGCCACAAGATACAGAAATTGCAGCTCCAAAACCAAGAGGTAGACCAAAGAAAGATCCTAATGCACCACCTACTCCCAAGAAATTAAAACCAGCAGTTGCTCCTATTAACTTAGCTAATCCTGTTTCTAAAACTGGAAGGCCTAGAGGTAGGCCTAGGAAAGTTAAGCTACAATCAGCACAAAATGGTGTTGAGTAA
- the LOC104236932 gene encoding pentatricopeptide repeat-containing protein At3g61360 — protein MVVVLSKRINKLGQVFRVVGQLKDHFWSSSWLHSVSETKDDIETIARIINDHPFPVQPLQPTLKLHISPSVLSAKFVENVLGRLFAAHANGLKAYEFFEFCLRHSEYSPTSDAFEKTLHILARMRYFDKVWELMKKIQQLHPSLLTLKSLSIVLSRIAKHQSYEDALEAFEKMEKHLFPAKKFGTEEFNILLRAFCTQRQMKEARSIFNKLHSRFPPDTKTMNILLLGFKESGDITAVELFYHEMVKRGFKPNNVTHGIRIDAYCKKGHLGDALKLFEEMERVNCLPTVQTITTLIHGAGIARNIAKAKELFNEIYKRNLQPDTGAYNALVSSLIKSRDVKSAAGLMDEMEEKNIELDHLTYHTMFWGLIRSKDVGGVIDLYEKMIDKNFLPKARTVVTLMKFFCENRRLDLGLSLWNYLMDKGHCPHCHSLEILVTGLCSRGRVEEAFECSEEMLKRGRHMSELVYQMLKRSLLQLGEEEKLQKLYEMTKRLEMILPPYGQTIGHSLGADLEVRNFS, from the exons ATGGTGGTCGTGCTTTCTAAACGAATAAATAAATTAGGTCAAGTTTTTCGAGTTGTTGGACAGCTAAAGGATCACTTTTGGTCAAGTAGTTGGCTACATTCAGTTTCAGAAACAAAAGATGACATTGAAACAATTGCTAGAATCATCAATGACCACCCTTTTCCTGTTCAGCCATTGCAACCAACACTTAAACTTCATATCTCTCCGAGTGTTTTGTCTGCCAAGTTTGTTGAAAATGTCCTAGGTCGCCTATTTGCAGCACATGCAAATGGACTTAAAGCATATGAATTTTTTGAGTTCTGCCTCCGCCATTCTGAATACAGTCCAACCTCAGATGCATTTGAGAAGACACTTCACATACTAGCAAGAATGCGTTATTTTGATAAAGTTTGGGAACTAATGAAGAAAATTCAACAGCTACACCCGTCCTTGCTCACTCTTAAGTCATTGAGCATCGTGCTATCAAGAATAGCAAAACATCAATCCTATGAAGATGCCCTTGAAGCGTTTGAAAAGATGGAGAAGCATTTATTCCCTGCGAAGAAATTTGGCACTGAAGAGTTCAATATTCTTCTTCGAGCATTTTGCACGCAGAGGCAGATGAAAGAAGCTCGTTCGATATTCAACAAACTCCACTCAAGGTTCCCACCTGATACAAAGACAATGAATATCTTGCTTTTGGGATTCAAGGAATCAGGGGATATTACTGCGGTAGAGTTATTTTACCATGAGATGGTTAAAAGAGGGTTTAAGCCTAATAACGTAACGCACGGTATAAGAATCGACGCTTACTGTAAGAAAGGTCATCTTGGTGATGCTTTGAAACTATTTGAAGAAATGGAGAGGGTAAATTGCTTGCCCACAGTTCAGACGATAACAACTTTGATTCATGGAGCAGGAATTGCTCGTAATATAGCTAAAGCAAAAGAACTTTTCAATGAAATTTACAAGAGAAATTTGCAACCAGATACTGGGGCCTATAATGCCCTTGTGAGTTCTCTTATCAAATCCAGGGATGTTAAATCTGCAGCAGGCTTAATGGATGAGATGGAGGAGAAAAATATTGAGCTTGACCATTTAACTTACCACACTATGTTCTGGGGATTGATAAGATCAAAAGATGTTGGCGGTGTCATTGATCTTTACGAAAAGATGATCGACAAAAATTTCTTGCCTAAGGCACGTACTGTTGTGACGCTGATGAAATTCTTCTGTGAGAACCGCAGACTTGATCTGGGCTTAAGTTTATGGAATTACCTGATGGATAAAGGGCACTGTCCACACTGCCATTCTCTGGAAATTTTGGTCACCGGATTGTGTTCCCGTGGGAGAGTTGAAGAAGCATTTGAGTGCTCTGAGGAAATGTTGAAGAGGGGTAGGCACATGAGTGAGCTAGTGTATCAGATGTTGAAGAGGTCTCTCTTACAGCTGGGGGAGGAGGAAAAGTTACAGAAGCTGTACGAAATGACAAAGAGGTTAGAAATGATATTGCCTCCTTATGGACAAACAATTGGGCACAGCCTAGGTGCAGATCTAGAAGTAAG GAATTTTTCCTAG